The bacterium genome contains the following window.
AAAATTCAAAGAAGGAACTGTAAAAGAAGGCACAGTCCTCGGCCATGAAGTTGTAGGGATTATAGAAGAAATAAAAACAAAAACCGACTTTAAAATCGGCGACAGAGTTGTTTTGGGTCATCATGTTCCTTGCTATAACTGCGTTTATTGCAAAAATCAGAATTATTCCATGTGCCATGAATTTAAATCATCAAACATAATTCCGGGCGGATTTTGCGAATATATATATGTTTCGGAAAAACATCTTGATGATACGGTTCAAAAAGTTCCCGAAAATTTGTCTGATATGCAGGCATCTTTTACAGAACCTTCGGCATGTTGTTTAAGGGCAATAAGACGTGCTGACATTAAAAAAGGCGATATTGTCATGGTCATAGGTCTTGGTTCTATAGGTTTATTGATGGGACAAATTTTAAAATCTTTCGGTGCTGTTGTAATAGGCTGCGATCTTATAGATGAAAGAATAAAACTCGCTGAAGATCTTGGCTTTGACAAAGTTTATAAGTATAGTTCCGATGAAGAAATCTCGGAGTATTGCAGGGCTGACTTTCAAAAAGAGGCAATGGACAAAGTTTTTCTTGCTTCAGGCAGCGAAAAATCGATTTCTCTTGCTTTAAAATGTGTAAGAAACGGCGGAATTATATGTGTATTTGCAAGCGTGTCTTCTTTCGAAAAAGGTTTTTCCAATAACGAAATTTATTATAGGGATTTAACTGTATTTGGAAGTTATTCGCCTGCTTCTTCTGACCTTAAAGATTCGCTGAATCTTTTGAAAAATAATATAATTAAAGTAGAGAGATTAATTACTGAATACAAATTTGATGAAACAAATCAGGCTATTCAAGATACTTTGTCAAACAGGATAATAAAAGCGTACATAAAAATTAATTGAATTTCAGGTATAAATTAGCATAAATATGACAAGGCAATTATAATTAATTAGAAATTAAGATTATTTTAAAAGATTCGGAGAAATTCCAAAAAATTATGAACATGAAGGCAGTTTTATTTTACGAACCGGGAGTGGTTAAGTACGAGGAAATAGATGTTCCGAAAATCGGAGCCGAAGAAGTACTCATAAAAATCGGTACGGCTCTCACCTGCGGAACTGATATAAAGACTTATGAAAGAGGGCACCCTGTTTTAATAAAAACAGTACCGTCCGGATTCGGCCATGAATTTGCGGGAACAGTTCATAAGGTCGGCAAAAATGTGAAAGGCTTTGAACCGGGTCAGCGCGTGGTTGCAGCAAATTCTGCACCCTGCCGGAAATGCTATTATTGCCGAATTCATGAATATAATCTTTGCGAAAATCTTGACCTTTTAAACGGAGCTTTTGCTGATTATATAAGTGTTCCAGAGCTTATTGTAAAGCAAAACCTTTTGCATATTCCTGAGCATGTTACTTTTGATGAAGCAGCTTTCACCGAGCCTCTTGCTAATGTGGTTCTGGGAGTTGAGGAATTAAATATTAAACAGGGACAAACTGTGGGAATTATCGGTTTAGGTCCTATAGGTCTTTTATTTGTACGTCTTGCCAAGCTTAAAGGCGCAAAAGTAATCGCCGCAGGAAGAAATCCTCTTAAATTGCGTCTTGCAAAGGAATTCGGCGGAGCTGATGAAGTTATTAACCTGAAAGAAGTTTCTGACCCTAAAAAAGCTTTTCTTGATTTCACTCCTGAAGGAAAAGGTCTTGATTTTGCTGTTGAAGCAGTCGGACTGCCTGAATTGTGGGAAAAAATGATTGATTTAGTGAGAAAAGGCGGGACAGTCAATCTTTTTGGCGGGTGTAAATCAGGAACCAAAATAACTCTCGACACTCGAAGAATACATTATGACGAAATAAAAATAGCAAGCACCTTCCATCACACTCCGAGACACATTAGAGAAGCTTTAAGGCTCATTAGTGAAGGTCATATTGACGTAAAAAAGCTTATTACTCATACGCTGCCTATTTCGCAAATTGATGAGGCAATAAGACTTCATAATGAAGGAAAAGCAATTAAAATAGCTTTAAAACCTTAAAAAATCAGCTTCTCAAATATTTCAGCAGTTTTTTAATGTCTTCATCAGGCTCTATCTCAATAACCATTTGTTTTTTATCGTCAGGTTTAAAAAATTTAAGCCTGTAAGCCTGAAGAGCCTGTCCTTTTAGTTTTATTTTTAAATTATCACCGCCATACAGAGGATCACCGGCAACAGGGTGGTTAATATTCGAAAAATGCACTCTTATCTGGTGAGTTCTTCCTGTTTCCAGCGTTGCTTCAAGAAAAGTAAACTTTTCAAATCTTTCGAGAACTTTCCAATGTGTTATTGACTTTTTGCCGTCTTCAACAACTCCCATTTTATGTCTTTGGGTCGGATGTCTATCGATAGGAGCATCTATAGTGCCTTCATCCTGCTCTATAACGCCATTAACTATCGCCAAATATTGTCTTACAGCAGTTTTTGTCCTGATTTGTTCTGCCAAAAATTGGTGGGCAAAATCATTTTTGGCTATCATTAATAGCCCTGAAGTATCTCTATCAAGCCTATGAAGGATGCCCGGTCTCATAATTCCGTTTATCCCCGATAAATTACCTTTGCAATGAAATAAAAGCGCATTAACCAGCGTATGCTCTCTTTCTATTGAAGTCGGATGAGTCAGCATCCCCGCAGGTTTATTTATAATCAGCATATTTTCCTCTTCATAAAGGACATCAAGAGGAATATTTTCTGCTTCCATTTCGAGAGGCTTTGCTTCAGGAATTTTTATGCAAACTTCATCACCGTATTTTAATTTATAAGAATTTTTAGAAAATTTACCGTTAACAAGAACGGTTTCTTCTGATTTAATAAGCTGTTGCACTCTTGTACGCGTGAGTTCAGGAACTAAATTCGCTACAAAGATATCTAATCTTGAGTTTACTTCGTCTAAATCAACTTCAAGGTTTATTATTTTTGATATTTTTTCTGAATTTTCAGTCATTTTTTAGAATCATTTTGGTATTAATTTTTCAGCTCTACTTGGGGTTCATTACTATTTGGTGTAGTGAGCAAATATATTATAAGAAGTATAGCGCCGCAATTAATGCATAAATCAGCTATGTTAAAAATTGGAAAATTAACAAAATCAAATCTTATAAAGTCGAGAACATATCCTAAACTAAGCCTGTCAACAAAATTTCCGATAGTTCCTCCGAGAACAAGACCCCATGCGATTGTATTAACAAAATTCAGGGACTTATATGTTCTGACTAAATATACAGATATTGAAATAATCACAAATACTGAAAATATTGCAAGAAACAAAGTTTTGTTCTCAAATATTCCAAACGCTGCGCCCGTATTATAAATTTTTGTTACACTCAAAATATTATTTAAAATAGTAATTTGTTCATTTAAAAGCATGTTTTGAGATATTATGTTTTTCATTGTTTGATCAGCTAATAATACTATTATTGCTACAAAAAAAGCATAATACCTGTTTATAAGATTCTTAATCATTCCAGCTAAATTTCCCGTTTGTACTAGCACCAAAACATGGCTTGGATTCCTGTTCTCGGGATTTTTATAGCCTTCAAAATCTCTCGTTTTAATAAATCAGAAAACTAATTTAATTTGAGCATAAAATCTCCACCACTATTTTATTATCGAATAAAAAGTTTTGGCTGTCCTCAAATGTTATCAAATATTTCATTAAATTTATTCATATATTTTTTAAAAAATTGATTAATAAAAACACTGTTATTTTCATCTTCATCAGAGAAGATTCTTGCATTTTCAAGATTTATATCGCCCAAATAAAAATCCTGCACATATTTATCAAGATTTATATTTAATTTATCCATAATTTCCAAGACTTTTGAAGTTTTAATATCAATTTCTTCTTTGCCTGAAAAAATAATAATATTTGTCAGGTCTGATAAATTGTGTTTTAAGCCGATTAAGAGCTTATAAAATTCGTAATTCCCGTAGTTTGTCGGGAAAATCAGGTTGTCTTTAAACGCAGAAGTATAGGTTTTAAGCAAGGACTTAAAAATAATATTATTTTCGGAGTCTATATCTGTAAGCCCAAAAACATTAGAAGCAATAATTCCGTCAGGAGAAAGTATATTATTAAGCTCTTCCAGAAATTCCTTTGTCATGAAGCGATAAGCCATTCCTGATTCTGAAAAAATATCGAGAATAATTAAATCGTATTTTTCGCAGGAAGTTCTTACAAAAACCCTGCCGTCCTGTATATTTATGTTAATTCCTGATTCATGCCTGTAATCAAAATATTTTTCTGCAATTTCTACCAGTTCAGGATTAATTTCAACCACATCAATCTTTTGGACTTTAGGCAGAATACTTTTTAGCTGATTAACAAAATATCCCGTACCCAGACCGAGAACAAGAATATTTTTTATTTCTTTTTTCATCGCAGCAGCAAGCAAAAAATAATTTATGTAGGGAATATTGCCTGTATATAAAGGGTGATTAATTTTTCCGCCCTGATAATTGTCTTCAAATTTTAAAAATCTGCTCAATTCATTTTCGACAACCTTAACTTCGTTGTTAAAAGATGTTTTTTGGCTGAAAATGATTTTTTCCGAACACTCAAAATTATCCAGAATTTTTAAGTCTTCAGGAT
Protein-coding sequences here:
- the lspA gene encoding signal peptidase II, whose protein sequence is MIKNLINRYYAFFVAIIVLLADQTMKNIISQNMLLNEQITILNNILSVTKIYNTGAAFGIFENKTLFLAIFSVFVIISISVYLVRTYKSLNFVNTIAWGLVLGGTIGNFVDRLSLGYVLDFIRFDFVNFPIFNIADLCINCGAILLIIYLLTTPNSNEPQVELKN
- a CDS encoding RluA family pseudouridine synthase: MTENSEKISKIINLEVDLDEVNSRLDIFVANLVPELTRTRVQQLIKSEETVLVNGKFSKNSYKLKYGDEVCIKIPEAKPLEMEAENIPLDVLYEEENMLIINKPAGMLTHPTSIEREHTLVNALLFHCKGNLSGINGIMRPGILHRLDRDTSGLLMIAKNDFAHQFLAEQIRTKTAVRQYLAIVNGVIEQDEGTIDAPIDRHPTQRHKMGVVEDGKKSITHWKVLERFEKFTFLEATLETGRTHQIRVHFSNINHPVAGDPLYGGDNLKIKLKGQALQAYRLKFFKPDDKKQMVIEIEPDEDIKKLLKYLRS
- a CDS encoding alcohol dehydrogenase catalytic domain-containing protein, yielding MKAFLYKDKKNLELKNIEKPELENQGAIIKINGCGLCGSDIVKFKEGTVKEGTVLGHEVVGIIEEIKTKTDFKIGDRVVLGHHVPCYNCVYCKNQNYSMCHEFKSSNIIPGGFCEYIYVSEKHLDDTVQKVPENLSDMQASFTEPSACCLRAIRRADIKKGDIVMVIGLGSIGLLMGQILKSFGAVVIGCDLIDERIKLAEDLGFDKVYKYSSDEEISEYCRADFQKEAMDKVFLASGSEKSISLALKCVRNGGIICVFASVSSFEKGFSNNEIYYRDLTVFGSYSPASSDLKDSLNLLKNNIIKVERLITEYKFDETNQAIQDTLSNRIIKAYIKIN
- a CDS encoding zinc-binding dehydrogenase, whose protein sequence is MNMKAVLFYEPGVVKYEEIDVPKIGAEEVLIKIGTALTCGTDIKTYERGHPVLIKTVPSGFGHEFAGTVHKVGKNVKGFEPGQRVVAANSAPCRKCYYCRIHEYNLCENLDLLNGAFADYISVPELIVKQNLLHIPEHVTFDEAAFTEPLANVVLGVEELNIKQGQTVGIIGLGPIGLLFVRLAKLKGAKVIAAGRNPLKLRLAKEFGGADEVINLKEVSDPKKAFLDFTPEGKGLDFAVEAVGLPELWEKMIDLVRKGGTVNLFGGCKSGTKITLDTRRIHYDEIKIASTFHHTPRHIREALRLISEGHIDVKKLITHTLPISQIDEAIRLHNEGKAIKIALKP
- a CDS encoding fused MFS/spermidine synthase is translated as MIIPPEIMITKALHPEDLKILDNFECSEKIIFSQKTSFNNEVKVVENELSRFLKFEDNYQGGKINHPLYTGNIPYINYFLLAAAMKKEIKNILVLGLGTGYFVNQLKSILPKVQKIDVVEINPELVEIAEKYFDYRHESGININIQDGRVFVRTSCEKYDLIILDIFSESGMAYRFMTKEFLEELNNILSPDGIIASNVFGLTDIDSENNIIFKSLLKTYTSAFKDNLIFPTNYGNYEFYKLLIGLKHNLSDLTNIIIFSGKEEIDIKTSKVLEIMDKLNINLDKYVQDFYLGDINLENARIFSDEDENNSVFINQFFKKYMNKFNEIFDNI